The Borrelia sp. HM sequence TGAATCTTGACCTGTAAAACTTTTTGGAGCTTTATAAAGGCACACAACAACTTCATCCAAGTTATCACCAGTTTTTTTATTTACTATATATCCATAGTGAATTGTATGGCCAGACGCTTCAATAAGACGCTTGGGATCTGAAAATATTTTAGAAAATCTTTCAATTGAAGAAATTCCACTACTACGAATCACACATAATGCACTACTAAGAAAAGGTGTCGCAAGCGCAACAATATCGTCTTCTCTTGAAAAAAAATTACTCATAAACTATGCAAAATTATAGCATAGCATAAACAAGTATTAAGCAAAAAATTATCTTATCTAACATCAAAAATCCTAAACTCAAATTAAAATTACTCAAGCAATAATTGTTAATGACACATATAAATTATTGTTTGCTATATCTAAAATCCTACTAACTATTATCACATAAGATAAATGACCTAAATTTGTAAATATTAAAAATTTAACTTATAATTTAATTTATAAAAATGAAGATCAAATTAGAAACAGAACTTAAAAACACTCTACAAAAAGAAGTTCTTTTAATAGAAAAAATATATGATATGCATATAACAATAAAAAAACATATTGATGAAAAGAATGAACTGATGCTTCAAGAAGACATTGAGAAAACAAGCATCTATCTTAATAAATTTAAAGATATAGAGCAAAAGCGAGATGAAGTTTGGAAAAAATTTACAGAAAATAAAAAATTTGCATCAACTTACATGGCTATAGAAACACTGTGCTTGGTTTATAAAAAAGAAATATATAATTATTTTCATAGATTGAGAATAGGAATATTGAATATTAAAAACTTAACTAACTTAATATCAAGCTATGCCATAACATCCCTTGATATTTTAGACCTAATATTTAAGGATGCTCAAGAAAGTGTAGATAATATCACTTATAAAAATCCCTATGGGCCAAAAAGTGGAAACTTAAATGAAGCATCCGTTTTAATAAATAAAAAACTTTAACTACTTTAAGGAGTTTAAAATGGATTCAACATTCTCAGGAATAGAACTTGGCAAGAAAAGCTTAATTGCACACAAAGATGCTATGAACACAGTTGGACATAATCTAGCTAATACATCAAAACCTGGATATTCAAGACAAAGGGTTATAATGAAAACTGAAATGCCAATTTACGCTCCTCAATTAAATAGAGCAAACAAAGCCGGTCAACTAGGTCAAGGAATCATGGTTCAATCCATAGAACGAGTAAGAGATGACTTGCTTGATACAAGAATCGCTGAAGAATCACACCATCTAGGCTATTGGAACTCAAAAGATAAATTTATTTCTTTAATTGAAAATGTATATAATGAACCAGAAGAACAATCTATTAGAAAAATATTAAATGATTTTTGGAAAAGTTGGCAAGATCTATCAAAACAGCCCCAAGGATTGGCTGAAAGAAACATTATATTAGAACGCGGGAAATCTTTTGCAGAAATGGTAAGAAACAGATTTCACTCTCTTGAGAGAATATACACAATGGCAAACGATGAAGTAAAAATTACCACAGAAGAAATAAATAACTATATTAGAAATATAGGCAATCTCAATAAGCAAATCTTAAAAGCAATTGCAATGAAAGACCAACCAAATGACTTAATGGATGAAAGAGATTTAATAGTTGACAAGCTAAGCAATTTAATTTCCATCTCAATAGAAAATAAACGAGATCCTAATGAATTTTTAATTCACGTAAATGGAAAACACCTTGTACAAGGTACAATTGCAAATGAACTTGTCCTAGAAGCAGCCAATGGACCTACAAAAACCAAATGGAATGTTTTATGGAACAATAGAGAACCAATGAATACCAATACAGGGAAATTAGGAGCTCTCATTGAAGTAAGAGATAATGAAATTAAAAATGAAATTAAAGAAATAAACGATATGGCAATTAATATTATAGAGCTTATAAATGAAACTCATGTATCAGGATACGGTCTTGACAAACAAAATGGAAGAATATTTTTCGATCAAGAATATAAGTTAACTGACGAGCTTGGACGATATGACAGCAATGGAGACGGTCAATTTGATTCTGTTCAAATATTCAAAATCAGCAGCAGCAATGAAATTTTTCCAGAAGAAAAGTTAGGATTATCAGGAATACTAAGATTTCAAGAAGTCAATAAAAATGATTTTATAGAAATACCTTACCTAACAACAGATACTGTTCAAGACATAATAAATAAAATAAATAACTCAAATGCACAAATTACTGCAAGAATTAATTCAGAAAGAAAACTTGAAATCAAGGCAATCCAAGAAGAAGAATTAGGTGTTAATACATTTAGAATTAAACATATGGAAGATTCTGGGTTATTTTTAACAACTTACACAGGAATTTTAAATACATCAGGTGTTCAGGGTGCTTATAATTACAAAGACATTAATACCACTAACAAACTAACAAACACATCTAGATACTCAATATCTCCTTTAAAAAATCCAGCTGCATGGCTTAAAGTAGCTAAAGCAATTCAAGAAGATCCATCCAAAATAGTATCAGGAATTAGAAATCCAACAAATAACACCCCTACTGGCAACAACGAAGCAGCATTACATATTGCTTCTTTTGCATACTCACAAATCATGATTGGAAAAAATCAAACATTAAGTGACTACTTTGTAAATACAGCCTCTAATGTTGCAATAAAAGGACAAATAGCAGAAATTACAAAAAATAGTCAAGAACAAATACTTAAAGATTTAACTGATTTAAGACTATCAATATCTGGTGTAAATAAAGATGAAGAATTAGCAAACATGATAGAATTTCAACAATCATTTATTGCTGCAAGTAAATTCATTACTATTTCATCAGAATTAATAGACACAATAATAAATAAAATGGGAGTATAATACATGATAAACAGGGTAAGTCATCCTCTAACATACGATAACTTAAAAGCATCCTCAACAGATAAGGAAGCAAAAATAGCTAAACTTTTAGAAAATTTATACAAAGGTGGCAAAAGAATTACAACGCTAAGAGATGATCCAACAGGTATCACTCACGCAATAAGATTAGACAGTGACATATTTAAACTTAACACCTATGCCCAAAATATCAATGCTACCAAAAGTAAATTAAGATACGTAGAAGGATGTTTACAATCATTAGCCACTATTCTAACTCGTGCAAAAGAAATAACTGTCCAAGGAGCAAGTGGTACATACGAAGCCAATGATAAAAAAATAATAGCAAAAGAAATAAATGCAATACTTGAAGATATCCTTGCAATAGCAAATATCAAAGGACCAGATGGATATAGTATATTTGCAGGAACCAAAATTGATTCTGAGGCATTCAAAGCAACTAGAGAAAACAAAACAAATCAAGATGATGGGTCAGAATCCCAAATAATAAAAGTAGATTATAACGGCAATCAAGAGAAAAAGTCATCTGAAATATACAATAGAATTTATGGATCAACCAACTATCCTGGAAGCGAAATATTCTTTTCTCAAAATCATCACATAATATCATCACAAAACATTAATGGATTTATTGTTAAAGAAAACACAAAAATCTATCTCAATAACATTGAGATAGCACTAACAGCAGGAGATACTGCTACTGACATTATTGCCAAAATTAATGAATCATCAACTTCCGTTGAAGCCACTCTTGATCCTCTTTCAAACTCAATGACTATAAAAACAACTATACCCCATCAAATATGGATCACAGAAGAAGGTTCAACAATATTACAAGACCTAGGTATTCTTACTCAAAATAATGATAATAAAATTCCTCCTTACAATATTGCAAACAATGCTGAAGTTATAAATAGAACGATTTTTGATAGCTTAATTGACTTAAGAGATAATCTAGATAACAATAAAGAAGAACTTATTGGAAGTAGGAGCTTGGCAGAAATTGATGAGAGTTTAAATAAAATTCTTACAACATTATCTGATATTGGAGCAAAAGAAAACAGACTTGATTTAAGTTATGCAAGAATTAGCAAAGAAATAATGGATATGAGAGATGACATGGTTCAATATACTGACCTTGATGTAACAAAAGCAATAACTGATCTTAATATGGCAAGTCTAGCTTATCAGGTATCTTTAGGGGCATCTGCAAAAATTATGCAAACAACTTTATTAGACTTTATAAAATAAATGAAAAATGAAATTAGTATAAAATTCAATTTTCCTGAAGGGATATTAGGCTTTGAAAATATCAAAGAATTTGTAATTAAAAATTCTGAGCACAAACTTTTCTCTATCATGCAATCAATAAACGAAGAAATAAATTTTTTAGTAACATCTCCTTTTAACTTCTTAGAAAAATATTTGCCAAACATAGAAGAAAAAGATTGGTTAGATATCCAAGCAGAAAATGAAAATGAAAAAGTAATATTGTGCATAGTCAACATGCATGTAACAAATTACAAAGACATAACTGCCAATTTAAAAGCCCCAATAATCTTAAATAAAAAAAAATTAATAGGAAAACAAGCTATATCTACACATGAAGAGCATTATCTTAGATACAAAGTCTTTAAGGAATAAAGATGCTAATATTATCAAGAAAAATAAACGAAAGCATAAAGATAGACTCTAATATTGAAATTTCAATATTAGAAATAAAAAAAGATAGTGTTAAAATAGCTATAACGGCTCCTGCAAGCATTAAAATACTGAGATCCGAAATTTATAATATCATTAAAGAAGAAAATAAAAAATCAATACTCAAAGATAAAAATAATATAAAAAATCATATGCATAAAATGAAAAGCTTAATTGATTATTTTAGTAAATGAGAATTAATCTCTGCATCACTAAGTCTTACATAAAAAGGTCCTGACAAAATGTCATCACCTTGTCGCATATTTGATAAATATTTAAGCTTACCAAGCTCTGTTAAAATTGAACCAAAAGAATCTAAATCACTGAAAATCTCAAATTTATTTTTAAGTTTTTCACAAATCAATTCAATACCATTGCCAACAATAACAAATTTTGAATCGAGGTTATCTAAATATGCAAATAACTCTGACTCAGACAAACAAGAAACTTCACCACATAACTTAAAATCCCTATAACATCCAAGAAAATATCTACCTGCTGTAAAGCTTAAAATTATCTTATTTGCTTTTGTATAAACCAATCTTTCAAAAACATCAAAAGTAGGTATATTAACAAAAGGAATTGAGAGTCCTAAAGATAGTCCCTTAACAAAGCTTAAACTAACTCTCAAACCCGTAAAAGACCCAGGACCAGAAGAATTAATAAGTAAATCAATCTGATTGAGCTCAATACCATTTTCCAACACAAAATCATAAAATAATTTTGGAACACTAAGAGAAGAATTAATCTCATCTTTACATTTCACTATAGAGAAAACCTTACCTTTAATTTCAAAATAAATCATCAAAGTCTTATATGAATATTCAATAGCAAAAGTATTCATAATGAAAAGTCTAAAATCCTATTATTATCTTCTATTTTAAATTTTACAAACATCAATCTATCCTTTGGCAAAATATCAATAATAATTTCTGGCCACTCAATAGCTATTATAGAAGCTTTATCTAATAAAACCTCCATTCCACCAACAAGTTCAAACTCATCCAAAACATTCAAACGATATAAATCAATATGATAAAACTTAAAACCTATAAATTCATAAACATTGATAATGTTATAAGTTGGACTTATAAAATAGGAAATACTAAGATTAAAAGCTAAACCCTTTAAAAAGGTTGTCTTTCCAGCACCCATATCACCACAAAGACATAATATTTTACCAATAGGCAAAGGATTAAAAAAAGACTTAGAAAAGTCTACCATTGCTTCTTCTGATCTAAACGACAAAATCAAGGAAGCTCACCTTTTACATCAAGATCAATAACATATTTTTTTATTGCAATCATCAAACTAAGAACAGGATAATCTAAAGAATCTAGAAACTCAACAGTGATATGCTTATCACCCAAAGGAGTTGTTTCTATTGTGAATTTTACTTTTTTAGAGTCCTTAGAGCCCTTATATTCATAAAAAACTTTAGCATAATATACACTTCTATAATATATATGACTATCCTGCTTTTTAATATTGTCAAGAGAAATCAATCTCACAACTATTATTCCTTTAAATAATAAAAATCCCAAGAAGCCAACACAGAAACATCTTCATTTAGCGCTATTTTTAAAAGTGGGATTCTCATTTCTAGATTTTAGCCCACCTTATACAAAGCAAACTATCTTCTAAAAAAATACTTAAATCCCCAAATTGAGTGAGACGTCGCAAAAAATAACTCTAATTTCTATAATTAAACTTCCCAGGAAATCTTTAATTCTTTACCTCGTAAACAATTTTTTTAAAAGTTTCAATATCTTCAATAGCTAAATTAGACAAAATTTTTCTATTCAACCTAATATTAGCCTTATTTAAACTTTCAAGAAAGTTAGAATAATTAATTCCCATTCCTGTTAAAGCAGCAGAAATCCTTACAATCCATAAACTTCTAAAATCTCTTTTACGATTTTTTCTATCTCTTGTAGCATACATCATGCCTTTACGAAGAGTATCTTTAGCCTTTTTATAGTTACTTTTTTTAGTACCCCAAAAACCCTTAGTTTGCTTTAAAATTCTCTTTCGCCTTGCAACATGAACTATGCCATTCTTTACTCTAGCCATATAATCTCCTTAAATATTCAAGCATAAGGTAATAAAGTTTTAATTCTCTTGACTTCAGCAATTGAAAGTAAACCTGCTTTGCCTAAATTCCTTCTTCTTTTTGAAGATTTTTTAGTTAAAATATGCCTTAAATTTTGCTTTTTATGTTTAACTTTACCTTTTGAAGTAAAAGCATACCTTTTGCGAGCGCTTTTGCATGTTTTCATCTTTGGCATTTATATCTCCTTATTAATTACTTCTTAGACTTAGGTGCAATAATTAAAAACATTGTTTTGCCTTCCATTTTAGCTGGTGATTCTAAAATATAATTAGAATCACCTACTCTTTCAAGAATACCCTCTAAAATTTTATATCCCAAATGAGTATGAGCAAGCTCACGCCCCCTAAATCTTATAGTAACTTTTACCTTATTACCTGATTTAAGGAAGCCTAAAATATTCCTATACTTAAAATCAAGATCATGAGTATCTATTTTTGGCTGCATCCTAACTTCTTTAAGCTTAATTATCTTTTGGTTTCTCTTCTGTTCTTTTTGACGTTTTTCCTGATGAAATTTATATTTTCCATAATCAATTATTTTGCAAACAGGAGGCAATGCATTTGGAGAAACCTCAACCAAATCAAGTTCAACCTCTTTAGCACGTCTAATAGCATCTTCAATTGGCAAAACAGATTGGGTCCCATCATCAAAAACCAACCTAACTTCACGAGCCTTAATTTTATGATTAATTTTTAATTCTTTATCTCCTGATTTTGCCCTATCCCTATCCTTACCGAAATTCCTATTTATCATCTAATAACACGTACTCCTCAAATAGCATTAATCAATAATAACTAATTTTAATATACCTTAATTAAAAAGTAAATTCGAACACATATCTATTAATCACAATAATAAAAACTATCTTTCAAAATACTAAAAAATAAAAATCTAATTGATTAATGAATAATTTAAAAGTAAAATTTATTTATTATGAATCT is a genomic window containing:
- the tsaE gene encoding tRNA (adenosine(37)-N6)-threonylcarbamoyltransferase complex ATPase subunit type 1 TsaE, yielding MILSFRSEEAMVDFSKSFFNPLPIGKILCLCGDMGAGKTTFLKGLAFNLSISYFISPTYNIINVYEFIGFKFYHIDLYRLNVLDEFELVGGMEVLLDKASIIAIEWPEIIIDILPKDRLMFVKFKIEDNNRILDFSL
- the csrA gene encoding carbon storage regulator CsrA, producing MLILSRKINESIKIDSNIEISILEIKKDSVKIAITAPASIKILRSEIYNIIKEENKKSILKDKNNIKNHMHKMKSLIDYFSK
- the rplT gene encoding 50S ribosomal protein L20, which encodes MARVKNGIVHVARRKRILKQTKGFWGTKKSNYKKAKDTLRKGMMYATRDRKNRKRDFRSLWIVRISAALTGMGINYSNFLESLNKANIRLNRKILSNLAIEDIETFKKIVYEVKN
- the flgK gene encoding flagellar hook-associated protein FlgK, which codes for MDSTFSGIELGKKSLIAHKDAMNTVGHNLANTSKPGYSRQRVIMKTEMPIYAPQLNRANKAGQLGQGIMVQSIERVRDDLLDTRIAEESHHLGYWNSKDKFISLIENVYNEPEEQSIRKILNDFWKSWQDLSKQPQGLAERNIILERGKSFAEMVRNRFHSLERIYTMANDEVKITTEEINNYIRNIGNLNKQILKAIAMKDQPNDLMDERDLIVDKLSNLISISIENKRDPNEFLIHVNGKHLVQGTIANELVLEAANGPTKTKWNVLWNNREPMNTNTGKLGALIEVRDNEIKNEIKEINDMAINIIELINETHVSGYGLDKQNGRIFFDQEYKLTDELGRYDSNGDGQFDSVQIFKISSSNEIFPEEKLGLSGILRFQEVNKNDFIEIPYLTTDTVQDIINKINNSNAQITARINSERKLEIKAIQEEELGVNTFRIKHMEDSGLFLTTYTGILNTSGVQGAYNYKDINTTNKLTNTSRYSISPLKNPAAWLKVAKAIQEDPSKIVSGIRNPTNNTPTGNNEAALHIASFAYSQIMIGKNQTLSDYFVNTASNVAIKGQIAEITKNSQEQILKDLTDLRLSISGVNKDEELANMIEFQQSFIAASKFITISSELIDTIINKMGV
- a CDS encoding flagellar protein FlbF, which gives rise to MKIKLETELKNTLQKEVLLIEKIYDMHITIKKHIDEKNELMLQEDIEKTSIYLNKFKDIEQKRDEVWKKFTENKKFASTYMAIETLCLVYKKEIYNYFHRLRIGILNIKNLTNLISSYAITSLDILDLIFKDAQESVDNITYKNPYGPKSGNLNEASVLINKKL
- the infC gene encoding translation initiation factor IF-3, with the protein product MINRNFGKDRDRAKSGDKELKINHKIKAREVRLVFDDGTQSVLPIEDAIRRAKEVELDLVEVSPNALPPVCKIIDYGKYKFHQEKRQKEQKRNQKIIKLKEVRMQPKIDTHDLDFKYRNILGFLKSGNKVKVTIRFRGRELAHTHLGYKILEGILERVGDSNYILESPAKMEGKTMFLIIAPKSKK
- the fliW gene encoding flagellar assembly protein FliW, with protein sequence MKNEISIKFNFPEGILGFENIKEFVIKNSEHKLFSIMQSINEEINFLVTSPFNFLEKYLPNIEEKDWLDIQAENENEKVILCIVNMHVTNYKDITANLKAPIILNKKKLIGKQAISTHEEHYLRYKVFKE
- the rpmI gene encoding 50S ribosomal protein L35 encodes the protein MPKMKTCKSARKRYAFTSKGKVKHKKQNLRHILTKKSSKRRRNLGKAGLLSIAEVKRIKTLLPYA
- a CDS encoding flagellar hook-associated protein 3 gives rise to the protein MINRVSHPLTYDNLKASSTDKEAKIAKLLENLYKGGKRITTLRDDPTGITHAIRLDSDIFKLNTYAQNINATKSKLRYVEGCLQSLATILTRAKEITVQGASGTYEANDKKIIAKEINAILEDILAIANIKGPDGYSIFAGTKIDSEAFKATRENKTNQDDGSESQIIKVDYNGNQEKKSSEIYNRIYGSTNYPGSEIFFSQNHHIISSQNINGFIVKENTKIYLNNIEIALTAGDTATDIIAKINESSTSVEATLDPLSNSMTIKTTIPHQIWITEEGSTILQDLGILTQNNDNKIPPYNIANNAEVINRTIFDSLIDLRDNLDNNKEELIGSRSLAEIDESLNKILTTLSDIGAKENRLDLSYARISKEIMDMRDDMVQYTDLDVTKAITDLNMASLAYQVSLGASAKIMQTTLLDFIK
- the tsaB gene encoding tRNA (adenosine(37)-N6)-threonylcarbamoyltransferase complex dimerization subunit type 1 TsaB; protein product: MMNTFAIEYSYKTLMIYFEIKGKVFSIVKCKDEINSSLSVPKLFYDFVLENGIELNQIDLLINSSGPGSFTGLRVSLSFVKGLSLGLSIPFVNIPTFDVFERLVYTKANKIILSFTAGRYFLGCYRDFKLCGEVSCLSESELFAYLDNLDSKFVIVGNGIELICEKLKNKFEIFSDLDSFGSILTELGKLKYLSNMRQGDDILSGPFYVRLSDAEINSHLLK